Proteins from a genomic interval of Longimicrobiaceae bacterium:
- the hutH gene encoding histidine ammonia-lyase: protein MRQRIEIDGDGLTLEQIEHVARGDGAEVAFAAGTVERMRRSRAVVEAAVASGGIVYGVTTGFGRLSDVAIAHDRLEELQINLIRSHACGVGTPLPRHESRAITLLRANVLAKGFSGIRPEVVALLLELLNRGVTPVIPEQGSVGASGDLAPLSHLALVLVGEGRAEVGGEVMPGIDALRRVGLEPVRLQAKEGLALNNGTQAMTGIGALALLGAERVVESADVAGAMALEGLLGTPMAFHPAIHRARPHPGQLASASRLRALLAGSEIRESHREGDPRVQDAYSLRCMPQVHGAARNAFGYVRSVLETEANSATDNPLIFPDEGEGGLVVSGGNFHGQPIAQVLDLLAIALADMSSISERRVERLVNPDLSERLPAFLTADPGLCSGMMIAQITAAALTNENKTLAHPASVDSIPTGANKEDHVSMGMTSALKLRRVLQNTEAVLGIELMCAAQALEFRKPLRPGAGVQRAYDLVRERISPLTADRDLSGDIAAAAGLIRSGALATLWRDLPALDTL, encoded by the coding sequence ATGCGGCAGCGGATCGAGATCGACGGCGACGGCCTGACCCTGGAGCAGATCGAGCACGTGGCTCGTGGCGACGGCGCCGAGGTGGCGTTCGCCGCGGGCACCGTCGAGCGGATGCGCCGCTCCCGCGCCGTGGTCGAGGCCGCGGTCGCGTCTGGCGGCATCGTCTACGGCGTCACGACGGGCTTTGGCCGCCTCAGTGACGTGGCGATCGCGCACGACCGGCTGGAGGAGCTGCAGATCAACCTGATTCGCAGCCACGCGTGCGGGGTCGGCACGCCGCTGCCCCGGCACGAGTCGCGCGCGATCACGCTGCTGCGCGCGAACGTGCTCGCGAAGGGCTTCTCCGGCATCCGCCCGGAGGTCGTGGCGCTGCTGCTGGAGTTGCTGAACCGCGGCGTCACCCCCGTGATCCCCGAGCAGGGCTCGGTGGGCGCGTCGGGCGACCTCGCCCCGCTGTCGCACCTCGCGCTCGTCCTGGTCGGCGAGGGCCGCGCGGAGGTGGGCGGCGAGGTGATGCCGGGGATCGACGCGCTGCGCCGCGTAGGTCTCGAACCCGTGCGGCTGCAGGCGAAGGAGGGCCTGGCGCTCAACAACGGCACGCAGGCGATGACGGGCATCGGCGCCCTCGCGCTCCTTGGCGCCGAGCGCGTCGTCGAATCTGCCGACGTGGCCGGAGCGATGGCGCTGGAGGGGCTTCTCGGGACGCCGATGGCCTTCCACCCCGCCATCCACCGCGCCCGGCCGCACCCCGGCCAGCTCGCCAGCGCCTCGCGGCTCCGCGCCCTGCTCGCCGGCAGCGAGATCCGCGAGTCGCACCGCGAGGGCGACCCGCGCGTGCAGGACGCCTACTCGCTGCGCTGCATGCCGCAGGTGCACGGGGCCGCGCGCAACGCCTTCGGCTACGTGCGCTCGGTGCTGGAGACTGAGGCGAACAGCGCCACCGACAACCCGCTCATCTTCCCGGACGAGGGCGAGGGCGGGCTGGTGGTGAGCGGCGGCAACTTCCACGGGCAACCCATCGCACAGGTGCTGGACCTGCTCGCCATCGCGCTGGCCGACATGTCCAGCATCTCCGAGCGCCGCGTGGAGCGCCTGGTCAATCCCGACCTCTCCGAGCGCCTCCCTGCCTTCCTCACCGCCGACCCCGGCCTCTGCTCGGGGATGATGATCGCGCAGATCACAGCGGCGGCGCTCACGAACGAGAACAAGACGCTTGCGCACCCGGCCAGCGTGGATTCCATCCCCACCGGCGCCAACAAGGAAGACCACGTGTCGATGGGAATGACGTCGGCGCTCAAGCTTCGCCGCGTGCTCCAGAACACCGAGGCGGTCCTCGGCATCGAGCTGATGTGCGCCGCCCAGGCCCTCGAGTTCCGCAAGCCGCTGCGCCCCGGCGCCGGCGTGCAGCGCGCCTACGACCTGGTCCGCGAGCGCATCTCCCCCCTCACCGCCGACCGCGACCTCTCCGGCGACATCGCCGCCGCCGCCGGCCTCATCCGCTCCGGCGCCCTCGCCACCCTCTGGCGCGACCTGCCGGCCTTGGACACACTTTAG
- a CDS encoding putative LPS assembly protein LptD: MTLRPLRALLPAALVLVAMAALAVPSAAQVPKVRGSVPSTPRVPPAAQQPRARPANDTTPRAPGDTARRPAGDSARTRTFAPDTLYDALLKLPGYTPVQYQGDSATFRTADHALRLYGNSTVTREGSEIQAKDSLVYRERSRFVEAYGQPKATGEGEDITANVMFYDLETRRATARGASTKITEGATWIVHGDVTSEAAQRVYATDGVFTSDDRATPAYHFEAEKIMVIKNRILVGRPAVLYFRNVPVLALPFIVQDLEKGRRSGILVPQFSVNDIVRTSSRRSGEGTGRELSNVGYYWAINQYMGAQLAARWRSGSYRALAGGLEYKWRQRFLSGGATFENFWTTEAGGSRRFNFTTQDAWKPSENTDISVSGNYASDTGFERRRTIDPTRATQNLASTASLTHRFSWGNLSTTAERRQSLANDNVASTLPSFNLGLNPITLFQSADPDHAHFFNDATLSFNANGSRSTTQPGDALRTRNPGTSNTTLAASQSLTLHALSIGTSVNYGKAGNDALAAIDSADAAPGVSPLSLRALPGRDQATLQWSATTSYQIKLISSTTISPSLSISQNLVNVTDTASDTLVLRDPNRSRAFGRFVSAPMRANFGAAINTDLYGFFPGFGPYTAIRHHVHPTISYSYVPGFRSDTVQALAFGPEASRTQNQFTLGLEQTFEAKVRTPKVQHTDSAGADSARAAGQEQGPPPDARKVTMLAISTSSLLYSFVPQPRTAFDISGRRFQTPDITNTVRSDYLGGLNFTVAHSLFRDVLGTSGSSAIPASSRFRGIVGDSGRIVGHQFDPFLTSLSTTFSLGQNSALFRFLGLTRGPNDTGRSGERAATPDTVRQQPLNPLGSGGATANRQETGRGPWTMSVRYSLSRLRPAASDSLRRGISSGNQDLSGNMSFYPTANWGVNWTTSYSLTDGRFTQHSLNFTRNLYRWQANFDFFRTATGNTAFAFRVHLVDLPDLKFDYHEQNVGIDRPTTP; this comes from the coding sequence GTGACACTCCGCCCCTTGCGCGCGCTGCTTCCCGCCGCCCTCGTCCTGGTCGCGATGGCGGCGCTCGCCGTGCCGTCCGCCGCGCAGGTGCCCAAGGTGCGCGGCTCGGTGCCGTCCACCCCCCGCGTGCCGCCCGCGGCGCAGCAGCCCCGCGCCCGCCCCGCGAACGACACCACGCCACGCGCCCCCGGCGACACGGCCCGCCGCCCGGCGGGCGACTCGGCACGCACGCGCACGTTTGCGCCGGACACGCTGTACGACGCGCTGCTCAAGCTGCCGGGCTACACGCCGGTGCAGTACCAGGGCGACAGCGCCACGTTCAGGACGGCGGACCATGCGCTGCGGCTGTACGGGAACAGCACGGTGACGCGCGAGGGCAGCGAGATCCAGGCGAAGGACTCGCTCGTCTACCGCGAGCGCAGCCGCTTCGTGGAGGCGTACGGCCAGCCCAAGGCCACGGGTGAGGGCGAGGACATCACGGCCAACGTGATGTTCTACGACCTGGAGACGCGCCGGGCCACGGCGCGGGGGGCGAGCACCAAGATCACCGAGGGCGCCACCTGGATCGTGCACGGCGACGTGACCAGCGAGGCGGCGCAGCGGGTGTACGCCACCGACGGCGTCTTCACGTCGGACGACCGCGCCACCCCGGCGTACCACTTCGAGGCGGAGAAGATCATGGTGATCAAGAACCGCATCCTGGTGGGCCGGCCGGCGGTGCTGTACTTCCGCAACGTGCCGGTGCTGGCGCTGCCCTTCATCGTGCAGGACCTGGAGAAGGGGCGCCGCAGCGGCATCCTGGTGCCGCAGTTCAGCGTGAACGACATCGTCCGCACCTCGTCGCGACGCAGCGGCGAGGGCACGGGGCGCGAGCTGAGCAACGTGGGCTACTACTGGGCGATCAACCAGTACATGGGCGCGCAGCTGGCGGCGCGCTGGCGCAGCGGCTCGTACCGCGCGCTGGCGGGCGGGCTGGAGTACAAGTGGCGCCAGCGCTTCCTGAGCGGCGGCGCCACGTTCGAGAACTTCTGGACCACCGAGGCGGGCGGCTCGCGGCGCTTCAACTTCACCACGCAGGACGCGTGGAAGCCCAGCGAGAACACCGACATCTCCGTCTCCGGCAACTACGCGTCGGACACGGGGTTCGAGCGGCGGCGCACCATCGACCCCACGCGCGCCACGCAGAACCTGGCGTCCACCGCGTCGCTCACGCACCGGTTCTCGTGGGGCAACCTGTCCACCACGGCCGAGCGGCGGCAGTCGCTGGCGAACGACAACGTGGCCAGCACGCTGCCCAGCTTCAACCTGGGGCTCAACCCCATCACGCTCTTCCAGTCCGCAGACCCGGACCACGCGCACTTCTTCAACGACGCCACGTTGTCGTTCAACGCCAACGGCAGCCGCTCCACCACGCAGCCCGGCGACGCGCTGCGCACGCGCAACCCCGGCACCAGCAACACCACGTTGGCCGCCAGCCAGTCGCTCACCTTGCACGCGCTGAGCATCGGGACGAGCGTGAACTACGGGAAGGCGGGCAACGACGCGCTCGCGGCCATCGACAGTGCCGATGCCGCGCCGGGCGTGTCGCCCCTCAGCCTGCGGGCGCTGCCGGGGCGCGACCAGGCCACGCTGCAGTGGTCCGCCACCACCAGCTACCAGATCAAGCTGATCTCGTCGACCACCATCTCGCCGTCGCTCAGCATCTCGCAGAACCTGGTGAACGTCACCGACACGGCCAGCGACACGCTGGTGCTGCGCGATCCTAACCGGAGCCGCGCCTTCGGGCGCTTCGTGTCGGCGCCAATGCGGGCCAACTTCGGGGCGGCCATCAACACGGACCTGTACGGCTTCTTCCCCGGCTTCGGGCCGTATACTGCCATCCGGCACCACGTGCACCCCACCATCAGCTACTCGTACGTGCCGGGCTTCAGGTCCGACACGGTGCAGGCGCTGGCGTTCGGGCCCGAGGCCAGCCGCACGCAGAACCAGTTCACGCTGGGCCTGGAACAGACGTTCGAGGCCAAGGTGCGCACGCCCAAGGTGCAGCACACCGACTCCGCCGGGGCCGACAGCGCGCGCGCCGCGGGGCAGGAGCAGGGGCCGCCGCCCGACGCGCGCAAGGTGACCATGCTGGCCATCAGCACCTCGTCGCTGCTGTACAGCTTCGTGCCGCAGCCGCGCACGGCGTTCGACATCAGCGGCCGGCGCTTCCAGACGCCCGACATCACCAACACCGTGCGGTCGGACTACCTGGGCGGCCTCAACTTCACGGTGGCGCACAGCCTCTTCCGCGACGTCCTCGGCACGAGCGGCAGCTCCGCCATCCCCGCCAGCAGCCGGTTCCGCGGCATCGTGGGCGACTCGGGGCGCATCGTGGGGCACCAGTTCGACCCGTTCCTCACCTCGCTGAGCACCACGTTCTCGCTGGGGCAGAACTCCGCGCTCTTCCGCTTCCTGGGCCTCACCCGCGGTCCCAACGACACCGGCCGCTCCGGCGAGCGCGCCGCCACGCCCGACACGGTGCGCCAGCAGCCGCTGAACCCGCTGGGCTCCGGCGGCGCCACGGCCAACCGGCAGGAGACGGGGCGCGGGCCGTGGACCATGTCGGTGCGCTACTCGCTGTCGCGCCTGCGGCCGGCGGCCAGCGACTCGCTGCGGCGCGGTATCTCGAGCGGAAACCAGGACCTGAGCGGCAACATGTCGTTCTACCCCACGGCCAACTGGGGCGTGAACTGGACGACCAGCTACTCGCTCACCGACGGGCGCTTCACGCAGCACTCGCTCAACTTCACGCGCAACCTGTACCGGTGGCAGGCGAACTTCGACTTCTTCCGCACCGCCACGGGCAACACGGCGTTCGCGTTCCGCGTGCACCTGGTGGACCTGCCGGACCTGAAGTTCGACTACCACGAGCAGAACGTGGGCATCGACCGCCCCACCACGCCTTGA